Part of the Triticum aestivum cultivar Chinese Spring chromosome 4D, IWGSC CS RefSeq v2.1, whole genome shotgun sequence genome is shown below.
tgtgcatggatatactggtttatattgcaagaatcggttttcaaaccaggttatattattcaaatctttaatagctaacatggctggatttttattatggttatcaataactagtattatgattaaggttttcaaagtcgcttcagcgcaatggctattattttatcaatggatatgatttattctacaatgaaaggaatagtcccgagtcactgcaggtttacaacccgacacttgggggctacattattcaaattgagatgaCATCAAAtacgcaagtcccatgtcactgccagcatgcaccatggcacttgggggctaatgcaagattACTTTTTATTGGCCttgttgaagacccgactcatcacattgtaatgagccggcacTTGGGGGATACCAATTGTTCCTGTCAAAAAtttaaggtacacaagccttattccattatattgaagggtccactgctcagttggtaaagcacaaagctcttaaccttgtggacgtgggttcaagccccatgatggggttacatcatatgatgttcttttcagagaagtatatataaagtcccagctcaatattatcttactgagccggcccttgggggctacacgttgctgctcaagtttacatgatcatatctacaaagtccctgctcattattgcataatgacccggcccttgggggctacactggttgaaattttcatgagtataaggcaattacaaatcccaggttgctgcaagcatgacaacccggcacttgggggctacatatgtggaatattcagtttttgactagtgattgagatgaacaacctggatttcttcaaaggttgcaacatttatattgaagcaagtcttaagtcatcactttgctctgctcaagacttgggggctacatgtaatatggatataagggagaaatatcttcaaattctcagttttgagcaaaccagattgacccggtgtctgcaacaaacATTACCCGGCGTCACCAACAAACATGACCGGGCGtcagcaacaattatgactcggcattatcagtttataacccggcaattttggtaatcataaatggcaagttttacatctttaaGCCAGCTGAAAattagatgagtatttcaagaccaatatttttttagccggcgctttggaagccgactcaagtggattatctcttacaatatttctcaacaagagaccaatgtcagcaaattgactctgaagctggcctgttgacccggatttttcaaaagaagtatctggattttttgcattgacaaagttgaaacatatctactaaggaagattggctatgagatcacggacatgtatatatcaacaaggaaatgacaaggacttaacgaTGATCAAGTGCCGACTTAGAAGAACCTTCGACCCGGCGTATAATCTATCAAAGTTGGTCTTGTTTTGCaggataagtttaccatggataaatccaagctaaactgggggctaatgtcggggatataccccgcgatatgacccggccggatatatgacccggctgggacttggcgtttcattggtaacccgccggaggattggcgactcacgtgTCTGGCGGCTCACGAgtctgaagactcattggtgacccagcgggtgtttcagatggatgacaaggcccaaggcccagaaggccggctcatgttatggtgggctggcttaagaggaaaggcataaggaatattctcctataaaggaagcaagactaggactccacttgtaaagagtaatcctaatcctactagtactagtcatgtaacccgccccttcaacatatataaggaggggcagggcaccccaagagggacagaaaataatcgctaaggctagacacaactaaaggggagccgacttatgcggcgactccctcatgagcataatgagacctagccacaaacatcatgtagggctattaccggatgatgtttcccggggcccgaagctgtctaaatcctcgtcttgtgtgttgatccgcctcgcgtctctcatcccgatcaacccctctcaagataccacatagatgtgttggcctcatgactaagtcctttcactaggacatctgtcgtgacaaatccacgacacttgGTCTATAGCAGCACAtcggcaacaactccagtcaacagcATCCGCGTCGTCACCAGCGTCCACGCCACTCCCACTGTGACTGCGGGAGCGAATAGAGGAGAGACGAGGAAGCACCAGAAGGGGACGCAGTCGCCGCCCTAGGTGCCTACCCATCAGAGACGCAGATGATGATGGCGCAGCGGTGAAGACGACGGAAGCGCAAGACTTCAAATTCAGTCTTAATCGTccgcttcactcccgctacgaTTGAGGGGGGTGTTAGAATATAATTTGGGTTTAAAGATAGAGGTAAAGATTAGAGATCGAATAGGTTTAAACCATGTATAATTTGTCTTGGACTCCAAGCTCTACCCCTCATGTATTCTATATATACCCCATATGAGGGTTAGATCAATACAACATACAACAACACAATATTCAACCATCCAATACTTTTCACATAGTGATCCATCTTGGGGTTGACGGCCCAGATCCTGTACAGGAGGTAGATCAACAAACTCCGATTATGTAGGTGCGATGATCCATCTTGCGGTTGACGGCGTCAATCTTGTACAGGAGGTGGACAACAATGTCCTAAGTTGCCATAAGAACTCAATAACAAAGGCAATGAGATAAGGAGTTGGGATCAGATTTGATGATAGACACAAAGTGTTTCCCTAGATGCATAGGGATGCAGGGGGGCATTATGGATAGGAAACAGAGGGTTGCAGAAGGATAGTGGAGATCAGGGAGGGGATACGGTGGAGAAGATGAAGTGGGGAAAGAAGTGAATCGGCAGGAAACATGGAAAAGGTTGTCCCGTTCTTTTTTAGCGAGAGATGGCTGCACCTGCTGGCCTTCAACGACTGCCTCGGGAAAGATGTTTTTTTTCGTGAGAGACAACCTATAGAGAGGTTGAGACTGGGTGCTGACGTGTCATGCATATTAAGAATTCCTCATGTGAATGCTGATGTGGACagtgtgcatgttgagagaattggtagtagtggggatcaacttcttaaaAATATTAGattacattaatacattatagattcatatacaccataTCAAAGAaactaaatgaacaatctaaatttcatgtaggcttacctcatattcttcgTCGTCACTATACTCTGGATCgtacgggtcgtactgggccagcttcctctcccccccccccaaccaccatcctcctgaatatacaattacatccatcacaaGTAAATACAGAAGCTAATtaaaaatttagatatgcacacatgacacattgatcatagggctaatatactatgatcctatttgcattttccattctcatacacacattgaacaacagagctaatctaactacatattgtggacaaatttatatactaatgaatcaaataacttcttaatcaatggattccatttggccATATGatattcaaaaccccaatctgcgtagcattcaaaaacaaatctaatagggacccaatctaataagcatacatgtCTGTAGCATTAAAAAACTCAATCTGTGAgcattaaaaacaaatctaataagcatacatctgtgtagcattgaagcacagagatccctatctctcatacagatctatctagcatttttgcaacaaatgtaatccaacaaaccctagtacaAAAACCCCCCATCCCCCTCATACAGAAAACCCCGACCCATCCATCAAACCAACTACTCTGACCATCTGTACTAccgtatgaatcacaatctaaccaatgcaactaactctacaagctaatatcCTAAATATTGCAACTAacaagcaagtgcaaatacctcctGCTCCTCGCCAGGCTGCGCATCAGGGGTATCGGGATGGACTGCGTCGCTCGACGCCGTCACCTTCTACTCCGGCAGCGCGAagcccgccacctccttctccacatccgcagcggttgcgagtttccccgcaccgccGTGGACACCGCCAACGTCCTTCACTTcatccgcggtcaccgcgccctgCAGCTCCACTACATCTCCGGGCGCTGCGTTGGTGTCACCACGAGCTTCCGTCATCGgacagatggaggcgatgaaggtgaggaaaaggatgcggtgggggagagcgaggcggtgcggtggaggcagtggagaagagcgagacgacgccggtggggagaggaagacgatgcggcaaggaggggatttgggggaaaatggtaggggcgatggaggtggttgcccctctttatacgatgggacgtttcgggcatgtcctatggacacgtgctaccccacgaccgcggtcagttgcatgcgcccacgtatacgaATACTACTGTACGGTCAGCATATGAAACCACTATACGGGTAAACGGTCAAAGGTGGACTCGGCCCTATGCGGGCCCACTCGTCAGATTTAACGGTCAAAtgcattgacccgacggcaacgtccgttttaacctgttctgagggtttcgggcaagggagtggagaAAAGTGTGCAAAAGTTAACAGTGTGGGGATGAATGAATACAACTAACGAatcaggggcacagaaataaaaatcccttgAGGTTATAATGTGACCGTTGTCACTTCAAAATAAGATGCTGGATAGGAGAAAATATATACAACATAGATTGTGCATGACTAATTATAAATTGGGATATAAGCTTTGGAATTTTGTAACCGGATCTTCTCATCAGATATGCGGGGCAATCATCGTTACAGAAAGTAAGTGGCACAAGTAAGAAACCGAAGTATTTTCACCCCTCATTCTGTAGTTGAGCTCTTCggtatttcttttatcattttacGTGGAAAATACTGTTCACATGATAGACAAATTTGATTTTCGAATCATCTAAAAACGGTCAGTTTCCTGTGTTCTACAGTCGTTGATGCTGATTTTCCCCAATCTTACACTAGTACAAATCAGAGAACTACCCTGAGAAGAACATGCTAAAATGTCGTTTGACAAACATGCTAGAACAAAGTAGCTGGTAAGAATTATGCTGAATTGAATTTGTAGCCTGCAGTATATCAGAAACTAAGCTGAAAAGGAAAATTCACATCTGTTACAGGGCAATAAGAAGTAACAAATGAAAGAATTTTATATTCATATAATAATCTCGTCACAAGATTACATCGCAATGTCGTGTAACCTTTCCTCCGTCTATAACAAAGAATCTCAGAGACAATGAAACTGTATAGACAACACCAAGCAGAGTAGCATAGTCGTCGCTGCATCTAGAAAACGATGGCGGCGGCGACCGCTCCGGCCACTGCGACGAAGCTGGCGGCGGATGAGTACACGGCAGAGTTTGCGGGAGTGCCTGTGGGGGCACCGCTGGGGGCGCCGGAGGGCGTCGCGGAGACCGCGGACGGCGTCATCGCAGAGGGAGCATCGGTCGGTGCGTCGGTGGGCGGGGCCGGGGGAGAGGCCATCGGGGACGGCGACGCGGCGGTGGGCGGGGTGGCGAGCGGCGCAGGAGCATTGGTTGGAGACCTTGCCGGAGGTGCGGGGAGCGGGGCCATCCTGGGTGCCGGCATGGGGccctgcgcggcggcggcgacggcgaggagggcgatgatggcggcggcgacggcgaggagagCCATCTGGTAGCTGTGCTGATGGTGATTTGGAGAGGTGATGAGATGATAGAGTGTGGATGCTTAGGCTCTCTGTAGATTGCAGAAGCTGTACTTGAGCTGCGGGTTGTGAGGTGGGATGGGAGGATATTTATAGAGAAATGCTTAGGCGATTCCGACTGTCGGTTAAGGTAGGCAACAGCTGTAACGTTcgagtgtgaggctgtcgtcatgGGCAGCGACGACGCGTGAGAGCAGGCTGTCAGCGTTGCAGGTGGAGATCTCGGCGCGCGGGGACGGCGCCGCGCAAAGTTGATCCCTTCCTTCACGCAGCGGCACCGCGTCGTGGGCAGCCTCCAACGTCAACATTGGACATAGTAAAACCAGGGGAAGGTCCAACGACTAGTTTTGCGACACGTTGCGTCAACAACGTCAAGATTGGACATAGTACCGTTTTTCTGTTGAGGCTTGGAGTCAGCTGCTGAATCACGTATACGTTTGGTAGTCCGTGGACGGTTTTTTTTTTCATTCAAACCTGGGAGCTTTTATTCAACGAAAGGACTCCTTGCATCATCAGCAAATAAGCTGATGAGCAGGAAGGAAGATCTGGAATCAGTCCAACTCTCGGTGACTATCAGCGTGCAAGCATGTTTTGCACATAGATGGACCGGTACATTGGCTGCTCGATGGTAGGCCAGTAGAAAATTATGCAGAGTTTTGACTTGGTACTACAAAGAGTACGCCAAATTACGGAGGGAAAATGAGGCGATGGTTTCGTCCATGAGTACAAGTTAGCGACCAGAAGTTTTACCAGTTCTTTCTTTTTGAGATAGCTCACCATCCATGCAGAATGATAGTTTTATGAGTTCTTAATTGGTACAGATAGCTACAATACAGAAGATATGATAAAGTGCCGGTACAAAAAGATGCACTACCGCAACGAATTAGAGATACTGCAAAAGGAAGAAGGGTGAATTCTAGTTTTTATACCTACTTCAACAATTTTTAGGCATATGACACAATTTTATCGTTTTTCGTCCGGATTACTCCATTTAGTGAATGTTTTACCAGCTTTTACCCCACTTACGGAAATTTACTCGACAAATAAGAGATGAAATGCGGTACAAAATATAATATGCATTGAACATGCAAAATGTACAAAACCATTACTTGAATCTAAACTAGTGGACGTGCActtaggttttttttttgaaaaggaggttaaaccctcGGCCTCtacatcaatcgatgcatgcagccatctttattaattattcataaagatCTGACAAAAATATACATCAATCCATCCGAAActaccactcacacctacaaactcaataatgtggagtgctctcactccccatatATAAAACCGGTCTCGTCGCCAATCCATCCACAAAACGTATCGGGACCAACAGCCGGTGCAGCAGACCTAAAGCGCATACCACATGCACACGCTTTAGAAGCTGACATCATCATCGGACCACTGACCCATATTTAGGTGAGAAAtccgcatcatccttgccagtcTGGACATCCgttgacgccaccacggcgcccaacagcGCCACCGCCTTACGCTCATCTGTCCATACGCAAACACTCTGGAAgactgtcgtgcgtagcacctaccaaccaggcatggcttagcgtagcacctgtcggccaggcatgacttgacagctcCACCAAAGCTCTGTGCAAGACGAAGTCGTTCCACCTCCTGCATCTGTCATCCAACGCTATTCCACAAATGCCGCTCCCAAGAAAGAAACGGCACCACAGTACCACCATCGTCCGATCTAggagaccagatcctagggttttccCCGAAGCAGTGCCCACCACCAGCTACCGTCAAGGACCCACACAGTGCCCACCACCACTCAGCCCTCAAGGCGACGCCTTCAGGAAGGTCACGACGtcaaggacgccgccgccgcccaccggagtTAGGGTTTTCACCCGAGAGGCAGGTAGGGGGAAGTAGAGGAGCAGACGTAGACCGACGTCTCCAAGAAGAAAAGCGGCGCCCTTGAGCATCGT
Proteins encoded:
- the LOC123100376 gene encoding classical arabinogalactan protein 4; amino-acid sequence: MALLAVAAAIIALLAVAAAAQGPMPAPRMAPLPAPPARSPTNAPAPLATPPTAASPSPMASPPAPPTDAPTDAPSAMTPSAVSATPSGAPSGAPTGTPANSAVYSSAASFVAVAGAVAAAIVF